Proteins from a genomic interval of Brachybacterium vulturis:
- a CDS encoding cation-transporting ATPase, whose translation MSTFRRLLGTAQKALDAKSSGSSHSGQGSDWRSLVRSAADSLTGDSTSSSAPRASGDASPAPSSAPTASAPGTAPSARGESTGAPLSDTDRRAIARYDYLVRTAEPDQLERVHREAFEKLTPQQRTQLTATMRSELPEGERPRTDAPQDLARSATRLGALDPRRLTRLLGSSGGGGRRGAGAAAMGAGAVGAGALGVGGLLAAVAGGAVVTSVGGSLLQDALGSGIDIDALSPDLAGDLSGMFEGVGGLGGLSDMQGLEGVTGMEGMSDGVGGAVAGAGEQVSGLGDRISDLGLGDFLGR comes from the coding sequence GTGAGCACGTTCCGCCGCCTCCTCGGCACTGCACAGAAGGCCCTCGACGCGAAGAGCTCCGGCTCCTCCCACTCAGGACAGGGCTCCGACTGGCGCTCGCTCGTGCGCAGCGCCGCCGATTCCCTGACCGGAGACAGCACCTCGTCCTCGGCGCCGCGAGCCAGCGGAGACGCCTCCCCCGCGCCGAGCAGCGCTCCCACCGCGTCTGCACCGGGCACCGCGCCGTCCGCCCGCGGTGAGTCCACGGGTGCCCCTCTCTCCGACACCGACCGTCGGGCGATCGCACGCTATGACTACCTGGTGCGCACCGCGGAGCCGGATCAGCTCGAACGGGTCCATCGCGAGGCCTTCGAGAAGCTCACCCCGCAGCAGCGCACCCAGCTGACGGCGACCATGCGCTCGGAGCTGCCCGAGGGCGAGCGTCCCCGCACCGACGCACCGCAGGATCTCGCCCGCTCCGCCACCCGGCTCGGGGCGCTCGACCCCCGTCGGCTGACCCGCCTGCTGGGCAGCTCCGGCGGAGGCGGCCGACGAGGTGCCGGCGCCGCCGCGATGGGCGCCGGTGCTGTCGGCGCGGGCGCGCTCGGCGTCGGGGGCCTGCTGGCCGCGGTCGCGGGCGGCGCGGTCGTCACCTCCGTCGGCGGCTCTCTGCTGCAGGACGCCCTCGGCTCCGGCATCGATATCGATGCCCTGTCCCCCGATCTCGCGGGTGACCTCAGTGGGATGTTCGAGGGCGTCGGGGGGCTCGGCGGCCTCTCGGACATGCAGGGGCTCGAAGGCGTCACGGGCATGGAGGGCATGTCCGATGGCGTCGGCGGGGCCGTCGCGGGCGCCGGTGAGCAGGTCTCCGGGCTCGGCGATCGGATCTCCGACCTCGGCCTCGGAGACTTCCTCGGTCGCTGA
- a CDS encoding GntR family transcriptional regulator, whose protein sequence is MSTERPTADADTGPVVSGPITLDLAIDRDSPTPLYLQLAGGIEGAIRSGVLGPGSRLENELTLAKRLRLSRPTVRQGIQELVDKGMLVRKRGVGTQVVQAPVNRQVALTSLYDDLRTAGKAPRTEVVEYRIGRPSPEAVDRLQLAPGEQVLDLIRVRYADDEPLAVMRNTIPERIAPTRQALAANGLYACLREAGITTVLAHERIGATVADEEHAELLDEELGAALLTMERKSFANDGSVVEYGCHVYRASRYSFEVTLVDS, encoded by the coding sequence ATGAGCACTGAGCGTCCCACCGCTGACGCGGACACCGGCCCGGTCGTGAGCGGCCCGATCACGCTCGATCTCGCGATCGACCGTGACAGCCCCACCCCGCTGTATCTGCAGCTGGCCGGCGGCATCGAGGGCGCGATCCGCAGCGGTGTGCTCGGTCCCGGCAGCCGGCTGGAGAACGAGCTGACGCTCGCGAAGCGGCTGCGGCTGTCGCGTCCGACGGTGCGCCAGGGGATCCAGGAGCTGGTGGACAAGGGCATGCTGGTGCGCAAGCGCGGCGTGGGCACCCAGGTGGTGCAGGCGCCGGTGAACCGGCAGGTCGCGCTGACCTCCCTGTACGACGACCTGCGCACCGCCGGGAAGGCGCCGCGCACCGAGGTCGTCGAGTACCGGATCGGGCGTCCGTCCCCGGAGGCCGTGGACCGCCTGCAGCTCGCCCCGGGGGAGCAGGTGCTGGACCTGATCCGGGTGCGCTACGCCGACGACGAGCCGCTGGCGGTCATGCGCAACACCATCCCCGAGCGGATCGCCCCCACCCGCCAGGCGCTCGCCGCGAACGGGCTCTACGCCTGCCTGCGCGAGGCCGGGATCACCACCGTCCTCGCCCATGAGCGGATCGGCGCGACCGTTGCGGACGAGGAGCACGCCGAGCTGCTGGACGAGGAGCTCGGGGCGGCGCTGCTGACCATGGAGCGGAAGTCCTTCGCGAACGACGGCTCCGTGGTCGAGTACGGCTGCCACGTCTACCGCGCCTCGCGCTACTCCTTCGAGGTCACGCTGGTGGATTCCTGA
- the iolC gene encoding 5-dehydro-2-deoxygluconokinase yields MAADLDIITFGRSGVDIYPLEIDKGLEDIHSFGKFLGGSPTNVAVAAARLGHRPAVITGVGDDPFGRYVVKEMERLGVSGRFVVTDDELNTPITLCEIFPPDDFPLYFYRQPSAPDLQVAPEHLDLEAIREVPLFWFSGTGLSEEPSRSAHLAALEARGRTAHTVFDLDFRPMFWSDPEEARAQYREALTFATVAVGNKEECEVAVGETEPERAADALLEAGVEIAIVKQGPQGVLGKTRDEHVVVAPNLIQVINGLGAGDSFGGSLCHGLLVGQDLETILTRCNAAGAIVTSRLECSTAMPTGEEIDLLIAGGDPNHGRTVEEMLGALRGRGAVEPAGEPA; encoded by the coding sequence ATGGCAGCAGACCTCGACATCATCACGTTCGGACGCAGCGGCGTGGACATCTACCCCTTGGAGATCGACAAGGGGCTCGAGGACATCCACAGCTTCGGCAAGTTCCTCGGCGGCAGCCCCACCAATGTCGCGGTCGCCGCGGCCCGGCTCGGCCATCGGCCGGCCGTGATCACCGGGGTGGGGGACGACCCCTTCGGCCGCTACGTGGTCAAGGAGATGGAACGGCTCGGCGTCTCCGGCCGCTTCGTGGTGACCGACGACGAGCTCAACACCCCGATCACCCTGTGCGAGATCTTCCCGCCGGACGACTTCCCGCTGTACTTCTACCGTCAGCCCAGCGCCCCGGACCTCCAGGTCGCCCCCGAGCACCTGGACCTCGAGGCGATCCGGGAGGTGCCGCTGTTCTGGTTCTCCGGCACCGGCCTGTCCGAGGAACCGAGCCGCTCCGCCCACCTCGCCGCGCTCGAGGCCCGCGGCCGCACCGCGCACACCGTCTTCGATCTCGACTTTCGGCCGATGTTCTGGTCCGACCCCGAGGAGGCCCGCGCACAGTACCGCGAGGCGCTGACGTTCGCCACGGTCGCCGTGGGCAACAAGGAGGAGTGCGAGGTCGCCGTCGGCGAGACCGAGCCCGAGCGGGCGGCCGATGCGCTGCTCGAGGCGGGCGTCGAGATCGCGATCGTCAAACAGGGCCCCCAGGGCGTGCTCGGCAAGACCCGCGACGAGCACGTGGTCGTCGCCCCGAACCTGATCCAGGTGATCAACGGCCTCGGCGCCGGGGACAGCTTCGGCGGCTCCCTGTGCCACGGCCTGCTGGTCGGGCAGGACCTGGAGACCATCCTGACCCGCTGCAACGCGGCCGGCGCGATCGTCACCAGCCGCCTGGAGTGCTCCACCGCGATGCCCACCGGCGAGGAGATCGACCTGCTCATCGCGGGCGGCGACCCCAACCACGGCCGGACCGTCGAGGAGATGCTCGGCGCGCTGCGCGGCCGCGGCGCCGTCGAGCCGGCGGGGGAGCCGGCATGA
- the iolD gene encoding 3D-(3,5/4)-trihydroxycyclohexane-1,2-dione acylhydrolase (decyclizing) has protein sequence MSETSPAPAGSTVPSGTLRLTVAQALVRFLSVQYAERDGIRERFVPGAFGIFGHGNVAGVGQALLQNALDPADGEAPLPFHMARNEQNMVHTAVAYARTKNRLQAFACTASIGPGSTNMLTGAALATVDRIPVLLLPSDIFATRTVDPVLQQLEDATGGDVSVNDAFRPVSRFFDRISRPEQLIPAALQAMRVLTDPAETGAVTLSLPQDVQAEAFDWPLEFFRERTWHVARPVPEPAALERAAEVIRSARTPVLIAGGGAIYSEASAALEAFTDATSIPVLDTQAGKGALSADHPLCIGGVGATGNNAANDLAAEADVVIGVGTRYTDFTTASHTAFRNPDVRFVNLNITAFDAAKHSASMVVTDARAGLDALRETLTGHRAPAEHAERARALRAQWETLIEPCFAPHDQELPAQTEIFGALNELMGDEDIVINAAGSMPGDLQALWKARSPRQYHLEYGYSCMGYELPASLGAKLAAPGSEVVALIGDGTFQMAPQEIATIVAERVKVILVILQNHGWASIGSLSESHGSQRFATRYRMRGQDSGLLDGGLVPLDIPANIRSYGIEVQEVSDTAAFREAYRRAEASAAATAIVVNTNLYGPNPPGTSWWDVPVSEVSTLESTQAARSAYEDQRSPQRHYL, from the coding sequence ATGAGCGAGACGTCCCCTGCCCCTGCCGGGAGCACGGTCCCTTCCGGCACCCTGCGCCTCACCGTCGCCCAGGCGCTGGTGCGGTTCCTGTCCGTCCAGTACGCCGAGCGGGACGGGATCCGCGAGCGCTTCGTCCCGGGCGCCTTCGGGATCTTCGGCCACGGGAACGTCGCGGGCGTCGGCCAGGCGCTGCTGCAGAACGCGCTGGACCCGGCCGACGGGGAAGCGCCGCTGCCCTTCCATATGGCCCGCAACGAGCAGAACATGGTGCACACGGCCGTCGCCTACGCCCGCACGAAGAACCGCCTGCAGGCCTTCGCCTGCACCGCGTCGATCGGCCCGGGCTCCACGAACATGCTCACCGGCGCGGCGCTGGCGACCGTGGACCGCATCCCGGTGCTGCTGCTGCCCAGCGACATCTTCGCCACCCGCACCGTGGACCCGGTGCTCCAGCAGCTGGAGGACGCGACCGGCGGCGACGTCTCGGTCAACGACGCCTTCCGCCCCGTCTCGCGCTTTTTCGACCGCATCTCGCGCCCCGAGCAGCTGATCCCGGCGGCCCTGCAGGCGATGCGGGTGCTCACCGATCCGGCGGAGACCGGCGCGGTGACCCTGTCCCTGCCGCAGGACGTGCAGGCCGAGGCCTTCGACTGGCCGCTGGAGTTCTTCCGCGAGCGCACCTGGCACGTGGCCCGTCCGGTCCCGGAGCCCGCCGCCCTCGAGCGCGCCGCCGAGGTGATCCGCTCCGCGAGGACGCCTGTGCTGATCGCCGGCGGCGGCGCGATCTACTCCGAGGCGAGTGCGGCGCTGGAGGCCTTCACCGACGCCACCTCGATCCCGGTGCTGGACACCCAGGCCGGCAAGGGTGCGCTCAGCGCCGACCATCCGCTGTGCATCGGCGGCGTCGGCGCGACCGGCAACAACGCCGCCAACGACCTGGCCGCCGAGGCCGACGTGGTGATCGGCGTGGGTACCCGCTACACCGACTTCACCACCGCCTCCCACACCGCCTTCCGGAACCCCGACGTGCGGTTCGTGAACCTCAACATCACGGCGTTCGATGCTGCCAAGCACTCCGCGAGCATGGTGGTCACCGATGCCCGCGCCGGCCTGGACGCGCTGCGCGAGACGCTCACGGGCCACCGGGCGCCCGCCGAGCATGCCGAGCGCGCCCGTGCCCTGCGCGCGCAGTGGGAGACGCTCATCGAGCCCTGCTTCGCCCCGCACGACCAGGAGCTGCCGGCCCAGACCGAGATCTTCGGCGCGCTGAACGAGCTGATGGGCGATGAGGACATCGTCATCAATGCCGCCGGTTCCATGCCCGGTGACCTGCAGGCGCTGTGGAAGGCCCGTTCGCCGCGGCAGTACCACCTCGAGTACGGCTACTCGTGCATGGGGTACGAGCTGCCGGCCTCCCTCGGCGCGAAGCTGGCCGCTCCCGGCTCCGAGGTGGTCGCGCTCATCGGCGACGGCACCTTCCAGATGGCCCCGCAGGAGATCGCGACGATCGTCGCCGAGCGGGTGAAGGTGATCCTGGTGATCCTGCAGAACCACGGCTGGGCCTCGATCGGCTCGCTCTCCGAGTCGCACGGCAGCCAGCGCTTCGCCACCAGGTACCGCATGCGCGGCCAGGACTCCGGCCTGCTGGACGGCGGGCTGGTCCCGCTGGACATCCCCGCGAACATCCGCTCCTACGGCATCGAGGTGCAGGAGGTCTCGGACACCGCGGCCTTCCGGGAGGCCTATCGCCGCGCCGAGGCCTCCGCCGCGGCGACCGCGATCGTGGTGAACACGAACCTGTACGGCCCGAACCCGCCCGGCACCAGCTGGTGGGACGTGCCGGTCTCGGAGGTCTCGACCCTCGAGTCCACCCAGGCCGCCCGCTCCGCCTACGAGGACCAGCGGTCCCCGCAGCGTCACTATCTCTGA
- a CDS encoding Cgl0159 family (beta/alpha)8-fold protein → MSAAASRAAALGDATTASSTAPAAEFVSTYEDVTRVRIEDPGRFARLAATRRRRTVADTDGRMMIIAADHPARGALGVGPRGQAMASRTELLDRLREALAVPGVDGVLGTADILEDLLVMGALEDKIVFASMNRGGLQGGSWEIEDRFTAYDAASIRAAGFDGGKMLTRIDLDDDRTAFILEASAHAVTDLARHELIAMVEPFLSGRPGGPGTKIMNDLSPEAVIRSIHIAQGLGSTSAFTWLKLPAVEDMERVMDATTLPTLILGGDPTDDDPVALRASWKRALDRPNVRGLVVGRTLLYPAGDDVTAAVRASVDMLR, encoded by the coding sequence ATGAGCGCCGCCGCCTCGCGGGCCGCCGCGCTCGGTGATGCCACCACGGCCTCGTCCACGGCCCCCGCCGCGGAGTTCGTCTCCACCTACGAGGACGTCACGCGGGTGCGGATCGAGGATCCGGGCCGCTTCGCCCGCCTCGCCGCGACCCGTCGGCGCCGCACCGTCGCCGACACCGACGGCAGGATGATGATCATCGCCGCCGACCATCCCGCGCGCGGCGCCCTCGGCGTCGGCCCCCGCGGCCAGGCGATGGCCAGCCGCACCGAGCTGCTGGACCGCCTGCGCGAGGCGCTCGCGGTGCCCGGGGTGGACGGGGTGCTCGGCACCGCCGACATCCTCGAGGACCTGCTGGTCATGGGCGCGCTCGAGGACAAGATCGTGTTCGCCTCGATGAACCGCGGCGGCCTGCAGGGCGGGTCCTGGGAGATCGAGGACCGCTTCACCGCCTACGATGCCGCCTCGATCCGGGCGGCCGGCTTCGACGGCGGCAAGATGCTCACCCGCATCGACCTCGACGACGACCGCACCGCCTTCATCCTCGAGGCCAGCGCGCACGCCGTCACCGACCTCGCCCGCCACGAGCTGATCGCGATGGTCGAGCCGTTCCTGTCGGGGCGGCCCGGGGGGCCCGGCACGAAGATCATGAACGATCTCTCGCCGGAGGCCGTCATCAGGTCCATCCATATCGCCCAGGGCCTGGGGTCCACCAGCGCGTTCACCTGGCTGAAGCTGCCGGCGGTGGAGGACATGGAGCGCGTCATGGATGCCACCACCCTGCCCACGCTGATCCTCGGCGGTGACCCCACCGATGACGACCCCGTCGCCCTGCGCGCCTCCTGGAAGCGCGCCCTGGACCGGCCCAACGTGCGCGGGCTGGTCGTCGGCCGCACCCTGCTGTACCCGGCCGGCGACGACGTCACCGCGGCGGTGCGCGCCTCGGTCGACATGCTCCGCTGA
- a CDS encoding Gfo/Idh/MocA family protein, giving the protein MNAPQSTPQSTAAAVPHDIRVGVIGVGRMGADHVERISRRIKGARVSVVSDYLRERAETVAQAAPGARVVDTPEEVIAADDVDAVLIASPGQFHREQVLACIAAGKPVLCEKPLAMNPADAHDVVRAEHESGRASVSLGFMRRFDAGYGELKDALEAGELGTPLLLNCKHRNADVLPGFTNVHMVHDSAVHEIDAISFFLEETVVSVQTLTGRSTENAPEGLSDPMLLLLRTASGTLVTDELYVSTRSGYEVRTELVGSKATATIGQDTGLVTTQQAGGCWGGAVPADFRPRFAAAYDAEVQAWIAAVADGSLVAPRSATAWDGYVAAAVCEAAEQSLTVDGAVEVTMLERPGPEGARDEH; this is encoded by the coding sequence ATGAACGCACCGCAGAGCACGCCGCAGAGCACTGCCGCCGCAGTCCCGCATGACATCCGCGTCGGCGTCATCGGCGTGGGCCGGATGGGCGCCGACCACGTCGAGCGCATCTCCCGCCGGATCAAGGGCGCCCGCGTGAGCGTGGTCAGCGACTATCTGCGCGAGAGGGCCGAGACGGTCGCCCAGGCCGCTCCCGGCGCACGCGTCGTGGACACCCCTGAGGAAGTGATCGCGGCCGACGACGTCGACGCCGTGCTGATCGCCAGCCCCGGCCAGTTCCATCGCGAGCAGGTGCTGGCCTGCATCGCCGCGGGCAAGCCGGTGCTGTGCGAGAAGCCGCTGGCGATGAACCCGGCCGACGCCCACGACGTGGTCCGCGCCGAGCACGAGTCCGGCCGCGCCTCGGTGTCCCTGGGTTTCATGCGCCGCTTCGATGCGGGCTACGGCGAGCTGAAGGACGCGCTCGAGGCCGGGGAGCTGGGCACCCCGCTGCTGCTGAACTGCAAGCACCGCAACGCCGACGTGCTGCCCGGCTTCACGAACGTGCACATGGTCCACGACTCGGCCGTCCACGAGATCGATGCGATCTCCTTCTTCCTCGAGGAGACGGTGGTCTCGGTCCAGACCCTCACCGGCCGCAGCACCGAGAACGCCCCCGAGGGTCTCAGCGACCCGATGCTGCTGCTGCTGCGCACCGCCTCCGGCACCCTGGTCACCGACGAGCTGTATGTCAGCACGAGATCTGGCTACGAGGTGCGCACCGAGCTGGTCGGCTCGAAGGCCACCGCGACCATCGGTCAGGACACCGGGCTGGTCACCACCCAGCAGGCCGGCGGTTGCTGGGGCGGGGCGGTCCCGGCCGACTTCCGGCCCCGCTTCGCCGCCGCCTATGACGCCGAGGTCCAGGCCTGGATCGCGGCCGTGGCCGACGGCTCCCTCGTCGCGCCCCGCTCGGCGACCGCCTGGGACGGGTACGTCGCCGCGGCCGTCTGCGAGGCGGCCGAGCAGTCCCTCACGGTCGACGGCGCGGTCGAGGTGACGATGCTCGAGCGTCCCGGACCCGAGGGAGCACGTGATGAGCACTGA
- a CDS encoding DUF1648 domain-containing protein, whose amino-acid sequence MTSSPRTAPDVPWRRHLSAGVLLLPFVLTLSAAVILWGRLPDPMPSHWNVRGAVDGTMPRPLFLGLMLLGGVATGGIGAVIVGTGRADRARSSLTLVMGFLAWLFCGIAISAMVVAAGSGDADEAVLPTWLLVLLTVGPVLPALLLHTVLPRSEARPGPDTGRVPMLDLKPGERAVWVGRTRSLPLLLIGLILVALGGGLLLTAPAAGVPVLVVGLVLIAAHQITVRADRSGVRVSWGPQQWPRHTYALEAMTAAEPVDIDPLQWGGWGYRRSRRGIGLVLRRGPGLLLRRDGLSDVAITVDDASSAAGLVNALAQRSRDSGTTGSAPPDGV is encoded by the coding sequence ATGACCTCGTCACCCCGTACCGCCCCCGATGTCCCGTGGCGCCGCCACCTCTCCGCCGGGGTGCTGCTGCTCCCCTTCGTGCTCACCCTGAGCGCCGCCGTGATCCTGTGGGGCCGTCTGCCCGATCCGATGCCCTCCCACTGGAATGTCCGCGGCGCGGTGGACGGGACCATGCCCCGACCCCTGTTCCTCGGGCTGATGCTGCTGGGCGGCGTTGCCACCGGCGGCATCGGGGCGGTGATCGTGGGGACCGGCAGGGCCGACCGCGCCAGATCCTCACTGACCCTCGTGATGGGGTTCCTGGCCTGGCTGTTCTGCGGGATCGCGATCAGCGCCATGGTGGTGGCCGCCGGCTCCGGCGACGCAGACGAGGCGGTGCTGCCGACGTGGCTGCTGGTGCTGCTCACGGTCGGCCCGGTGCTGCCGGCGCTCCTGCTGCACACCGTGCTGCCCCGCTCTGAGGCTCGCCCCGGCCCCGACACCGGCCGTGTCCCGATGCTCGACCTGAAGCCGGGGGAGCGCGCCGTCTGGGTGGGGAGGACGCGCTCGCTGCCCCTCCTGCTGATCGGCCTCATCCTGGTGGCACTCGGTGGTGGGCTCCTGCTCACCGCCCCGGCCGCCGGGGTGCCCGTGCTCGTCGTCGGACTCGTGCTCATCGCGGCCCACCAGATCACGGTGCGTGCCGATCGCAGCGGGGTCCGGGTGTCCTGGGGGCCGCAGCAGTGGCCACGGCACACCTACGCCCTGGAGGCCATGACCGCGGCAGAGCCCGTCGACATCGACCCCCTGCAATGGGGCGGATGGGGGTACCGTCGCTCCCGCCGCGGCATCGGCCTCGTGCTGCGGCGCGGGCCCGGGCTCCTGCTCCGCCGCGACGGTCTCAGCGATGTCGCGATCACCGTGGACGATGCCAGCAGTGCTGCGGGCCTGGTCAACGCCCTGGCACAGCGCTCCCGCGATAGTGGGACCACGGGCTCGGCACCGCCCGATGGAGTCTAG
- a CDS encoding GntR family transcriptional regulator, whose translation MLFRIDPASSQGLADQIAAQVRRALIEGRLSPGDRLPAARELAEGLDVNMHTVLRGYSQLREEGLVEVRRGRGAQIRSGDRAVLRQEAELTSAITELKELAARLGIDRDQLADRIRRA comes from the coding sequence ATGTTGTTCAGGATCGATCCGGCCAGCTCGCAGGGATTGGCCGACCAGATCGCGGCGCAGGTGCGCCGCGCTCTCATCGAGGGTCGGCTCTCGCCCGGGGATCGTCTTCCCGCCGCCCGTGAGCTTGCCGAGGGGCTGGACGTGAACATGCATACGGTGCTTCGGGGCTATTCCCAGCTGCGCGAGGAGGGCCTGGTCGAGGTGCGCCGGGGCCGGGGCGCGCAGATCCGCTCGGGGGACCGGGCGGTGCTCCGCCAGGAGGCGGAGCTGACCTCCGCCATCACTGAACTCAAGGAACTGGCCGCGCGCCTGGGGATCGACCGCGACCAGCTCGCCGACCGCATCAGGAGGGCCTGA
- the iolB gene encoding 5-deoxy-glucuronate isomerase encodes MTTGSEFHLPAGSTGRGPYETLIDPGAREGWVHTGLRVLALEPGGSEVVTANGVEVMVVPLSGSCDISVDGRTHTLRGRADVFASATDVLYAPVGSQLTIASPGGGRFALATAVATGAHPVALIRAEDVPVEIRGGGTMTRQVRNFGTVGAFDAMDSLIACEVITPGGNWSSYPAHKHDQTIDDGEHRESELEEIYYYEIQDAPDGGPGFGFHQTTASGDEKPIDVLTEVRSGDTVLVPHGWHGPCAAAPGHDMYYLNVMAGPEAERAWHITDHPEQTWVRGTWDGAGIDPRLAGEAR; translated from the coding sequence ATGACCACCGGCTCCGAGTTCCATCTGCCCGCCGGTTCCACCGGCCGCGGCCCCTATGAGACGCTCATCGACCCCGGCGCGCGCGAGGGCTGGGTCCACACCGGCCTGCGCGTGCTCGCCCTCGAGCCCGGCGGCAGTGAGGTGGTCACCGCGAACGGGGTCGAGGTGATGGTCGTGCCGCTGAGCGGCAGCTGCGACATCTCCGTCGACGGGCGCACCCACACCTTGCGCGGCCGCGCGGACGTCTTCGCCTCGGCGACCGATGTGCTCTACGCGCCCGTCGGCTCCCAGCTGACCATCGCCTCGCCCGGCGGCGGCCGGTTCGCCCTGGCCACGGCCGTGGCCACCGGCGCCCACCCGGTCGCGCTGATCCGCGCGGAGGACGTGCCCGTCGAGATCCGCGGCGGCGGGACCATGACCCGCCAGGTGCGCAACTTCGGGACGGTCGGCGCCTTCGACGCGATGGACAGCCTGATCGCCTGCGAGGTCATCACCCCCGGCGGCAACTGGTCCAGCTACCCGGCCCACAAGCACGACCAGACGATCGACGACGGCGAGCACCGCGAATCGGAGCTCGAGGAGATCTACTACTACGAGATCCAGGACGCACCCGACGGCGGCCCCGGCTTCGGCTTCCACCAGACCACCGCGAGCGGGGACGAGAAGCCCATCGACGTGCTCACCGAGGTGCGCAGCGGCGACACCGTGCTGGTGCCGCACGGCTGGCACGGCCCCTGCGCCGCCGCCCCCGGCCACGACATGTACTACCTCAACGTGATGGCCGGCCCGGAGGCCGAGCGGGCCTGGCACATCACCGACCATCCCGAGCAGACCTGGGTGCGCGGAACCTGGGACGGGGCCGGGATCGACCCCCGACTCGCAGGAGAGGCCCGATGA
- a CDS encoding M81 family metallopeptidase: MTALPRIGIAGIAIESSTFTPYRSGEADFEVRRGTAEILDRYPFFTGAHDPGSTPGPPAATGEATAPSASGSALRDAADYLGVLHARALPGGQLDREVYEGWKAEIVEGLAAAMAETPLDGFFFDIHGAMSVVGLDDAEGDLITAIRAVIGPEVVVGTAMDLHGNVSHTLFEACDLLTCYRHAPHIDAWETRERGLRDLVAATVRVRDGGPRPHKALVHVPILLPGEKTSTRIEPAKSLYARIPEMTERPGVTDVSYWIGFAWADQPRCQAAIVAFGDGAEAVAAAARELATAVWEKRHDFEFVAPTGTFEDCLDQAIASSARPFWISDSGDNPGAGGADDTTHALAQLARREEIRADDVSALMVSLVDPATTDAAWAAGVGGRLTARVGGKIDAREPGPVPLAVEVTALDEARSTGRSAALRVLDVDGPSASGATAAEELAAARATGLTVVVTARRSQWATRDMFARLGLSMTGFDVVTVKMGYLEPEQYEAAADWLLALTPGGVDQDLLRLGHSRIGRPMIPFDAEIPAPTAADVVVGGGA; encoded by the coding sequence GTGACCGCCCTGCCCCGCATCGGCATCGCCGGCATCGCCATCGAGTCCTCGACCTTCACCCCGTACCGCTCGGGCGAGGCCGACTTCGAGGTGCGCCGCGGCACTGCCGAGATCCTGGACCGCTATCCCTTCTTCACCGGCGCGCACGATCCGGGATCGACCCCCGGCCCGCCCGCTGCGACCGGAGAGGCGACGGCACCGAGCGCCTCGGGATCAGCCCTGCGGGACGCGGCCGACTACCTCGGCGTCCTCCACGCCCGCGCCCTGCCCGGCGGGCAGCTGGACCGCGAGGTGTACGAGGGCTGGAAGGCGGAGATCGTCGAGGGTCTCGCGGCCGCGATGGCGGAGACGCCCCTGGACGGCTTCTTCTTCGACATCCACGGCGCGATGAGCGTGGTGGGGCTGGACGATGCCGAGGGCGACCTGATCACCGCGATCCGCGCCGTGATCGGGCCGGAGGTCGTGGTGGGCACCGCGATGGACCTGCACGGCAATGTCTCGCACACCCTGTTCGAGGCCTGTGACCTGCTCACCTGCTACCGCCACGCCCCGCACATCGACGCCTGGGAGACCCGCGAGCGGGGCCTGCGGGACCTGGTCGCGGCGACCGTCCGAGTGCGGGACGGCGGGCCGCGCCCCCACAAGGCGCTGGTGCACGTGCCGATCCTGCTGCCCGGGGAGAAGACCTCCACCCGCATCGAGCCGGCGAAGTCGCTCTACGCCCGGATCCCGGAGATGACCGAGCGGCCCGGCGTGACCGACGTGTCCTACTGGATCGGCTTCGCCTGGGCGGACCAGCCCCGCTGCCAGGCCGCGATCGTCGCCTTCGGGGACGGGGCCGAAGCGGTCGCGGCCGCCGCGAGGGAGCTCGCCACCGCCGTCTGGGAGAAGCGGCACGATTTCGAGTTCGTCGCCCCCACCGGCACCTTCGAGGACTGTCTCGACCAGGCGATCGCCTCCTCGGCCCGACCCTTCTGGATCTCGGACTCCGGGGACAACCCCGGCGCCGGCGGGGCGGACGACACCACGCACGCCCTGGCTCAGCTGGCTCGCCGCGAGGAGATCCGCGCGGACGACGTGAGCGCGCTGATGGTCTCGCTGGTGGATCCGGCCACGACCGACGCCGCCTGGGCAGCGGGTGTGGGCGGTCGGCTCACGGCACGGGTGGGCGGGAAGATCGATGCCCGCGAGCCCGGCCCGGTACCGCTGGCCGTCGAGGTGACGGCGCTGGACGAGGCCCGGTCGACGGGGCGGTCCGCCGCGCTGCGGGTGCTGGACGTGGACGGGCCGTCGGCCTCTGGGGCGACCGCCGCCGAGGAGCTCGCCGCCGCCCGGGCCACGGGACTCACTGTGGTGGTCACCGCCCGCCGCTCCCAGTGGGCGACCCGCGACATGTTCGCGCGGCTCGGGCTGTCGATGACCGGTTTCGACGTGGTCACCGTGAAGATGGGCTACCTCGAGCCCGAGCAGTACGAGGCCGCCGCGGACTGGCTGCTCGCCCTCACCCCGGGCGGTGTGGACCAGGACCTGCTGCGGCTCGGCCACTCCCGCATCGGCCGGCCGATGATCCCCTTCGATGCCGAGATCCCGGCGCCGACGGCGGCCGACGTGGTGGTCGGGGGCGGGGCGTAG